One window of Deltaproteobacteria bacterium genomic DNA carries:
- a CDS encoding ATP synthase F0 subunit B: protein MSGIFLLVVLIVHFLIFKPVLALLAMRKNLTVERVAAAEAMHGETEKLFADYVQKINAAKLKGVLVKEELKREANRLAMEKFQQVRGKIDEQLQDQRKVIQTETEHARVELHRLAKDLSKSIAQKFLEKTFHFWPVTLLFWLASASVMAAEGHTTEGIPTTLWYALGNFALLLVVLFFLLKKPVKDFFRERATQLKDKLQDAAQKRDEALGKYQAVEIKLKRIEDEIKSLVETIRQEGELEKAKILNDAQMQSERMLAESHKLIQQEVRKAKEVLKEEGIQIAIELASTHIRQNIQAEDQNRIVQEYLGKMEKLA from the coding sequence ATGTCTGGGATCTTTCTTTTGGTGGTCTTGATCGTTCATTTTTTAATCTTTAAGCCTGTTTTAGCCCTCTTGGCCATGCGTAAAAATCTCACCGTGGAACGGGTTGCGGCCGCTGAAGCCATGCATGGTGAAACTGAAAAATTGTTCGCCGACTATGTTCAAAAAATCAATGCAGCTAAATTAAAAGGCGTTTTGGTTAAAGAAGAATTAAAGCGAGAGGCCAATCGTTTAGCCATGGAGAAATTTCAACAAGTGCGTGGCAAAATCGATGAACAACTACAGGACCAGCGCAAAGTTATTCAAACCGAAACCGAGCATGCCAGGGTAGAGCTGCACCGTTTGGCTAAAGATTTATCAAAAAGCATTGCCCAAAAATTTTTAGAAAAGACCTTTCATTTCTGGCCCGTGACCCTATTGTTTTGGTTGGCGAGCGCAAGCGTTATGGCTGCTGAAGGCCATACGACCGAAGGCATCCCCACCACCCTATGGTATGCCCTGGGCAACTTTGCTTTACTTTTAGTCGTACTATTTTTTCTCCTTAAAAAGCCGGTCAAAGATTTTTTTCGAGAAAGGGCAACCCAACTTAAAGATAAACTACAAGACGCCGCGCAAAAACGAGACGAAGCCTTGGGAAAATATCAAGCGGTTGAAATAAAATTGAAGCGTATTGAAGACGAGATCAAAAGTTTGGTGGAAACGATCCGCCAAGAGGGAGAATTGGAAAAGGCTAAAATCTTAAATGATGCGCAGATGCAATCAGAGCGCATGTTAGCCGAGAGCCACAAGCTGATTCAACAAGAAGTTCGTAAGGCCAAAGAGGTTCTCAAAGAAGAGGGTATCCAGATCGCCATTGAATTAGCAAGCACGCACATTCGCCAAAATATTCAAGCCGAAGATCAAAACCGTATAGTGCAAGAATACCTGGGTAAGATGGAGAAATTGGCATGA
- the atpD gene encoding F0F1 ATP synthase subunit beta codes for MAEAQNVSGKISQVIGAVVDAKFPPGQLPEIFTALKVSNPSINDKPWNLVLEVAQHLGEETVRCVAMDSTEGLVRGQEVVNTGAGIQMPVGDAVLGRILNVIGAPVDEGGPVAAKEFRPIHAKAPPFADQSTEVKMFETGIKVIDLLAPYSKGGKIGLFGGAGVGKTVLIMELINNVALAHGGYSVFGGVGERTREGNDLWLEMKESGVIAKTSLVYGQMNEPPGARSRVALSALTIAEYFRDAQNQDVLLFIDNIFRFTQAGSEVSALLGRIPSAVGYQPTLATDLGTLQERITSTNKGSITSVQAIYVPADDLTDPAPATTFAHLDATTVLSRQIAELGIYPAVDPLDSTSRILSQEVIGEEHYQVARDVQKILQRYKELQDIIAILGMDELSEEDKLIVARARKIQRFLSQPFFVAAQFTGLEGKYVKLADTIRGFKEVLEGKHDDVPEQAFYLVGTIEEALEKAKKLAAG; via the coding sequence ATGGCAGAAGCACAAAACGTTAGTGGGAAAATTTCTCAAGTCATTGGGGCCGTGGTGGATGCAAAATTCCCCCCGGGGCAATTACCCGAAATTTTTACGGCCCTCAAGGTCAGCAACCCCAGCATTAATGATAAACCTTGGAATTTGGTGTTGGAAGTAGCGCAGCATTTGGGCGAAGAAACCGTGCGTTGCGTGGCCATGGATTCGACCGAAGGTTTGGTGCGGGGGCAAGAGGTGGTGAACACAGGCGCCGGCATTCAAATGCCCGTGGGTGATGCGGTGTTGGGGCGCATTCTTAATGTTATAGGGGCGCCGGTGGATGAAGGGGGCCCGGTCGCGGCCAAAGAATTTCGCCCCATCCATGCCAAGGCCCCGCCTTTTGCGGATCAGTCCACCGAAGTTAAAATGTTTGAAACGGGAATTAAGGTTATCGACCTCTTAGCGCCTTATTCTAAAGGCGGCAAGATTGGTTTGTTTGGTGGTGCAGGCGTGGGTAAGACCGTGTTGATCATGGAGCTCATCAATAACGTCGCCTTGGCGCATGGTGGATATTCGGTGTTTGGTGGAGTGGGCGAGCGGACTCGCGAAGGCAACGACCTTTGGCTAGAAATGAAAGAATCAGGGGTTATTGCCAAAACCTCGCTCGTGTATGGGCAGATGAACGAACCCCCCGGGGCCCGTTCACGGGTGGCCTTGTCGGCCTTGACCATTGCGGAATATTTCCGTGATGCCCAAAACCAAGACGTCTTGCTTTTTATCGATAATATCTTTCGTTTCACGCAAGCCGGTTCCGAAGTGTCGGCCCTCTTAGGGCGTATCCCTTCGGCCGTGGGTTATCAACCAACCTTGGCAACCGACCTGGGGACTTTACAAGAACGGATCACCTCAACTAACAAAGGGTCCATCACCTCGGTGCAGGCGATTTATGTGCCGGCTGATGACCTCACCGACCCCGCCCCGGCAACCACCTTTGCCCACTTAGACGCGACCACCGTGCTTTCGAGGCAAATTGCCGAACTGGGGATTTATCCAGCGGTCGATCCGTTAGATTCTACTTCCCGAATCCTTTCCCAAGAGGTGATTGGAGAAGAGCACTACCAAGTTGCGCGTGATGTACAAAAAATCTTGCAACGCTACAAAGAGTTGCAAGACATCATTGCGATCTTGGGGATGGATGAACTTTCAGAAGAAGACAAGCTTATCGTGGCCCGTGCCCGTAAAATTCAGCGGTTTCTTTCTCAACCCTTCTTTGTGGCAGCACAGTTTACGGGGTTGGAGGGGAAATATGTTAAATTGGCCGATACCATCCGCGGTTTCAAAGAAGTGTTAGAAGGCAAGCACGATGATGTGCCGGAGCAGGCCTTTTATTTGGTGGGCACGATCGAAGAAGCGCTGGAAAAGGCCAAAAAATTGGCTGCAGGTTAA
- the atpH gene encoding ATP synthase F1 subunit delta: protein MIEGSLGKRYGKALLRIAITASQVEEILAELESLNGTFLPKAPLTLMLGNPAISIREKKEVLEKIIQQVGLSRAVGNLLRILLERKRSYVFSSVVREYRNMADEHLGRVRAMVHLPMATQVGDLGLRLEKILKKKVLLKQEQDASLLGGIMIKIGDQVFDGSLKAQLNKLRSNVEKVAL from the coding sequence ATGATCGAAGGTTCTTTAGGCAAACGTTATGGTAAGGCCCTGCTTAGGATTGCAATCACCGCATCGCAAGTAGAAGAAATTTTAGCCGAATTAGAAAGTTTGAACGGGACTTTCTTACCCAAGGCCCCGCTAACTCTCATGTTAGGCAATCCGGCCATTTCGATTCGAGAGAAAAAAGAAGTTTTAGAGAAGATCATTCAACAGGTGGGATTAAGCCGAGCGGTGGGGAATTTATTGCGGATTCTTTTAGAAAGAAAACGCAGTTATGTGTTTAGTTCGGTGGTGCGGGAATATCGCAACATGGCCGATGAGCATTTGGGGCGGGTGCGGGCCATGGTCCATTTGCCCATGGCAACGCAGGTGGGTGATTTAGGCCTGCGCTTAGAAAAGATTTTAAAGAAAAAAGTTTTGTTAAAACAAGAGCAAGATGCTTCGTTGTTAGGGGGCATTATGATCAAAATTGGCGATCAAGTTTTTGATGGTAGCCTTAAAGCCCAGCTCAACAAACTACGTTCGAATGTCGAAAAAGTAGCGCTTTAG
- a CDS encoding MFS transporter, whose translation MKPAYFTKGFKAFLMTQMLGAFNDNFFKMLLSLYFISILQFPNAEELLFQASLAFTAPFLIFGPWSGYLADRYAKTKVLQITKAAEIPIMILGTLAVASAQPTFMNIVLFLMASQSAFFSPAKAGFIPETVGEAEISHANGWVEMTTFFAIIAGQALTGILLNLHHNRAIVITYYCIVIAIMGTLASRFITPTAPSGAKGPFPWNPFSAIFKDLRYLKSYRGLFLAGLGNSYFWLLGLIFQVNIIVYGKSFLHLSETYNSLLAAFLAVGIGVGSMLAAKLSGKKVELGLVPLGGIGLTFFSTLLFFTKTSYLASGMTLFLLGISGGFYIIPLFAFLQFEAGFNEKGRVLATVGVMNALFLVIGAFLYKLLAVQLGLAPDVLCLIMGILTLAVVIYICTLIPEYFIRFLAWLLTHSLYRIKIKGQENVPFHGPALLVVNHISFIDALLVGATIQRFIKFIMWKKIYDMPVIHFFCKIMHVIPIAPYEGREAVMASLAQGRACLQAGELVCIFPEGGITRTGELQPFKKGFETIMEGIHAPIIPVCLKNVWGSIFSFEGGKVFFKWPKKFFYPVTVEYGQPLPPHTTAEAAESVLRQMLA comes from the coding sequence ATGAAACCCGCCTATTTTACCAAGGGCTTTAAGGCCTTTCTCATGACCCAAATGTTGGGCGCCTTCAACGACAATTTTTTCAAAATGCTGCTTTCCCTTTATTTTATCAGCATTTTACAATTTCCCAATGCTGAAGAACTGCTGTTTCAGGCCAGCCTTGCCTTTACCGCCCCCTTTCTCATCTTTGGCCCCTGGTCGGGTTATTTGGCAGATCGCTATGCCAAAACCAAAGTGTTGCAAATCACCAAGGCCGCTGAAATCCCGATTATGATTTTGGGTACTCTGGCTGTAGCGTCTGCTCAACCAACGTTCATGAATATTGTTTTGTTTTTGATGGCCAGCCAAAGTGCCTTTTTTTCGCCTGCCAAGGCAGGCTTTATTCCCGAAACCGTGGGCGAAGCAGAAATCAGCCATGCCAATGGTTGGGTCGAAATGACGACTTTTTTTGCCATCATTGCAGGCCAGGCCTTAACCGGAATTTTGCTCAACCTTCATCATAATCGCGCCATTGTGATCACCTATTATTGTATTGTCATTGCGATTATGGGCACGCTCGCCAGCCGGTTTATTACCCCAACCGCGCCAAGCGGCGCCAAAGGCCCCTTCCCTTGGAACCCGTTCAGCGCCATCTTCAAAGACCTGCGTTATCTTAAATCGTATCGCGGGCTTTTTTTAGCCGGCCTAGGCAATAGTTATTTTTGGTTATTGGGTTTAATTTTTCAGGTGAATATTATTGTTTACGGAAAAAGTTTTCTTCATCTCAGCGAAACCTACAATTCATTGCTCGCTGCCTTCTTAGCCGTGGGCATTGGGGTTGGGTCGATGCTGGCGGCCAAACTGTCGGGCAAAAAAGTGGAATTGGGGTTGGTCCCTTTAGGGGGCATAGGGCTTACCTTTTTTAGCACCCTGTTATTTTTCACCAAAACTTCTTATCTGGCCAGCGGCATGACTCTCTTTCTCTTAGGAATCTCGGGTGGTTTTTACATCATCCCTTTATTTGCCTTTTTGCAATTCGAAGCCGGCTTTAACGAAAAGGGCCGCGTGCTCGCCACCGTTGGGGTTATGAACGCCCTATTTTTGGTGATCGGCGCCTTTCTTTACAAACTTTTGGCCGTTCAATTAGGGCTCGCCCCTGATGTGCTCTGTTTAATCATGGGGATTCTTACCCTTGCCGTGGTTATTTATATTTGCACCCTCATTCCCGAATATTTCATTCGCTTTTTGGCCTGGCTGCTCACGCACAGTCTTTATCGCATTAAAATTAAGGGCCAAGAAAATGTCCCCTTTCATGGCCCGGCTTTACTCGTGGTTAATCATATTTCATTTATTGACGCACTTTTAGTGGGCGCCACCATTCAACGATTTATTAAATTTATCATGTGGAAAAAGATTTATGACATGCCGGTGATTCACTTTTTTTGTAAAATCATGCACGTGATTCCGATCGCCCCTTACGAAGGCCGTGAAGCGGTGATGGCAAGCCTGGCCCAAGGCCGCGCGTGCTTACAGGCCGGCGAGCTGGTTTGCATTTTCCCCGAAGGGGGCATCACTCGCACGGGCGAATTGCAACCTTTTAAAAAGGGATTTGAAACCATTATGGAAGGCATCCACGCCCCCATCATCCCCGTTTGTTTAAAAAATGTGTGGGGAAGCATCTTTAGTTTCGAGGGCGGAAAAGTCTTTTTCAAATGGCCTAAAAAATTCTTTTATCCGGTCACCGTTGAATATGGCCAACCCTTACCTCCCCACACTACAGCTGAGGCCGCCGAGAGTGTCTTGCGCCAAATGTTGGCCTAG
- a CDS encoding PIN domain-containing protein — protein sequence MILLDINFLIYAHRSDSPHHAQALKKLKELAQTGAPLGLTSFTMVGFLRIVTNHRIFKEPTSFNQAIAFIDTIFNLPQAHRLEPQERYWDILKAAIRDTASTANLISDAHLATVATEHGASILTMDADFRRFKGINVLKWS from the coding sequence ATGATTTTACTCGATATCAATTTCCTCATTTACGCCCACCGTTCAGATTCTCCTCACCATGCTCAAGCGTTAAAGAAATTGAAAGAATTAGCTCAAACAGGTGCACCTCTCGGGCTCACTAGTTTTACAATGGTTGGTTTTTTACGGATTGTTACAAATCACCGAATTTTTAAAGAACCCACATCCTTCAATCAGGCCATTGCCTTTATCGATACGATCTTCAATTTACCTCAAGCTCACAGGCTTGAACCGCAAGAACGCTATTGGGATATTTTAAAGGCCGCCATCCGCGATACCGCCTCCACTGCCAACTTGATTTCAGATGCCCACCTAGCAACGGTTGCTACCGAACATGGGGCTTCTATTCTCACGATGGATGCTGACTTTAGGCGCTTCAAAGGAATCAACGTCCTTAAGTGGAGCTAA
- a CDS encoding ParB/RepB/Spo0J family partition protein has translation MLLSKSAPEISEEGVSKYLECPIDDIIPSKDQPRKLFEKKGLEELALSIREKGVIEPLLVRAMPGGGKYELVAGERRLRASKLANLDKVPVVILDCEDDEVMEIALIENIQRQDLNPIEEALAYKNLLERYDYTQDQLAERVGKDRSTIANAIRLLGLPEEIRGDIIENRLSMGHARALLALDDDALKIKVKNQIIKDQLSVREVENLIRDLRTGLQLRKVAVAKIEDPQIKFIENEMMKILGTKVKIKPSGKKGKVLIDYYTHEDLDRIYNAVIG, from the coding sequence ATGCTTTTGTCGAAAAGTGCGCCAGAAATATCAGAAGAGGGTGTGTCAAAATATTTGGAATGTCCGATTGATGATATTATTCCCAGCAAAGATCAGCCGCGCAAACTTTTTGAGAAAAAAGGTTTAGAAGAATTGGCTCTCTCCATCCGTGAAAAGGGTGTCATTGAACCCTTGTTGGTGCGTGCAATGCCCGGAGGTGGAAAATACGAATTGGTTGCGGGCGAGCGCAGGCTAAGGGCGAGTAAGCTAGCCAATCTCGATAAAGTCCCGGTTGTCATTTTAGATTGTGAAGACGATGAGGTGATGGAGATTGCCTTAATCGAGAATATTCAGCGGCAGGATTTAAATCCCATTGAAGAAGCCTTGGCTTATAAAAATTTATTAGAACGTTATGATTACACGCAAGATCAACTGGCCGAGCGTGTGGGCAAAGATCGATCGACGATTGCCAATGCCATACGATTGTTGGGATTGCCTGAAGAAATCCGAGGCGACATTATTGAAAATCGTTTAAGCATGGGGCATGCCCGAGCGCTTTTGGCCTTAGACGATGACGCGCTTAAGATTAAAGTGAAAAATCAGATCATAAAAGACCAATTATCCGTTAGAGAAGTAGAAAACTTAATCCGAGACCTGCGCACCGGCCTGCAGTTGCGTAAAGTTGCAGTGGCCAAGATAGAAGATCCGCAAATAAAATTTATTGAAAATGAAATGATGAAGATTTTGGGTACTAAAGTAAAAATCAAACCTTCTGGGAAAAAAGGCAAGGTGTTGATTGATTACTATACGCATGAGGATTTAGATCGAATTTATAACGCAGTTATTGGATGA
- the atpG gene encoding ATP synthase F1 subunit gamma, with amino-acid sequence MPSLKSIRKRIVSVKNTQKITKAMKMVAAAKLRRAQQKLMQSRLYGKTLEELIHRLLASGQDLQHPLLNAVEQPKAAWVFAFTSDRGLCGGFNSNLLRRTDRFLRENKDLYAELLVQMRGRKGCEYYRARKITLAAEYPGIAEKFDYATAGQFAERFMAAFTKGEADEVFIVYNQFKSAISQDILVKKILPVALSGDAPKTTGDILWEPDQFSLLDQLLTRYVAMQLYLAHLESQASELGARMSAMDSATNNASDMMDRLTLQMNRARQAAITTELMDIVNGAEAMK; translated from the coding sequence ATGCCCTCGTTAAAGTCGATCCGAAAGCGTATTGTTTCGGTCAAAAATACTCAGAAAATTACCAAGGCCATGAAAATGGTGGCGGCGGCCAAATTGCGTCGTGCCCAACAGAAGCTCATGCAGTCTAGGCTTTATGGCAAAACCCTTGAAGAGTTGATTCACCGCTTATTAGCCAGCGGGCAAGATTTGCAACACCCGTTGCTCAATGCGGTTGAGCAACCCAAAGCGGCTTGGGTGTTTGCTTTTACGTCAGATCGTGGTTTGTGCGGTGGGTTTAATTCTAACTTACTCCGCCGCACCGATCGATTCTTGCGGGAAAATAAAGATCTTTATGCAGAGCTGTTGGTTCAAATGCGAGGGCGTAAGGGTTGTGAATATTATCGGGCCCGCAAAATTACTTTGGCGGCTGAGTACCCTGGGATTGCGGAAAAGTTTGATTATGCAACAGCAGGCCAATTTGCAGAGCGTTTTATGGCAGCCTTTACTAAGGGTGAGGCAGATGAAGTCTTTATTGTTTACAATCAATTTAAGTCGGCCATCTCGCAAGACATCCTAGTGAAAAAGATTCTACCCGTGGCCCTGAGCGGTGATGCGCCTAAAACGACAGGCGATATTTTATGGGAGCCCGACCAATTTAGTTTGTTAGATCAGTTGCTGACTCGGTATGTGGCGATGCAGCTTTACTTGGCACATTTAGAATCGCAGGCGAGTGAATTGGGGGCTAGGATGTCGGCCATGGACAGTGCAACGAATAATGCCAGCGACATGATGGATCGCTTGACCCTGCAAATGAATCGAGCGCGTCAAGCGGCGATCACCACCGAGTTGATGGATATTGTCAACGGCGCAGAGGCGATGAAATAA
- a CDS encoding F0F1 ATP synthase subunit alpha translates to MQIRPDEISEIIQKQILGFGQLVEMTEIGTVLSVGDGIARVYGLTKVMAGELLEFPGEVYGLALNLEEDNVGVAIMGEDVKIREGDEVKRTGRIAEVPVGEAVLGRVIDALGNPLDGLGPIESKLSRRIEIKAPGIVDREPVKIPLQTGLKAIDAMIPIGRGQRELIIGDRQTGKTAVALDTIINQKGKDCYCIYVAIGQKQSTVAQVVEKLKKHGAMDYTVIVVAAASTPAPLQFISPYSGCTIGEYFRDNGKHALIIYDDLSKQAVAYRQLSLLLRRPPGREAYPGDVFYLHSRLLERAAKLSSARGGGSLTALPIIETQAGDVSAYIPTNVISITDGQIYLETDLFYSGVRPAVNVGLSVSRVGGNAQVKMMKQVAGTLRLELAQFRELAAFAQFGSDLDAATQAQLARGERLVEVLKQGQYEPMPVELQVIQIYAATNGYLDAYPTAKIQKYLEELPLYMESKHNGLLNDLRSKKELTAEIKQRLNQALEQFKQHFVA, encoded by the coding sequence ATGCAAATCAGGCCAGATGAAATATCAGAGATTATTCAAAAACAAATACTTGGGTTTGGGCAGTTGGTCGAAATGACCGAAATAGGCACGGTTCTTTCGGTGGGGGATGGGATTGCGCGGGTGTATGGGTTGACTAAGGTTATGGCGGGCGAGTTGTTAGAATTTCCGGGCGAGGTTTATGGCTTGGCCCTCAACTTAGAAGAAGACAATGTAGGCGTGGCCATCATGGGCGAGGATGTTAAGATTAGAGAAGGGGATGAAGTCAAACGGACGGGGAGAATTGCTGAAGTCCCGGTGGGCGAAGCGGTATTAGGCCGCGTCATTGACGCACTGGGGAATCCGCTCGATGGTTTAGGGCCGATTGAATCCAAACTTTCTCGACGCATTGAAATTAAAGCCCCCGGGATTGTCGATCGAGAGCCGGTTAAAATCCCTTTGCAAACCGGGCTCAAAGCCATTGATGCCATGATCCCTATTGGGCGTGGGCAACGGGAGTTGATCATTGGCGACCGTCAAACCGGCAAAACCGCGGTGGCCTTGGATACGATCATTAATCAAAAAGGCAAAGACTGTTATTGTATTTACGTTGCCATTGGGCAGAAGCAATCTACCGTGGCCCAAGTGGTGGAAAAACTTAAAAAACATGGGGCCATGGATTACACGGTCATTGTGGTGGCGGCGGCTTCTACCCCGGCGCCTTTGCAATTTATTTCCCCTTATTCCGGTTGCACCATTGGCGAATATTTTCGAGACAATGGCAAGCACGCCCTTATCATTTATGATGATTTGTCTAAACAAGCGGTGGCCTATCGCCAGCTTTCGTTGTTACTCCGTAGGCCGCCCGGGCGCGAGGCTTATCCTGGGGATGTTTTTTATCTGCATTCCCGTCTTTTGGAACGGGCCGCAAAACTAAGTAGCGCGCGAGGTGGCGGGTCTTTAACCGCGTTGCCCATCATTGAAACCCAAGCGGGGGACGTTTCGGCTTATATCCCTACCAACGTAATTTCTATTACGGATGGCCAAATTTATTTAGAAACCGACTTATTTTATTCAGGGGTGCGGCCTGCGGTTAACGTGGGGCTCTCAGTTTCACGGGTGGGAGGGAATGCCCAAGTGAAAATGATGAAACAAGTAGCGGGAACTTTGCGGTTAGAATTAGCCCAATTTCGTGAGTTGGCGGCCTTTGCCCAATTTGGGAGCGATTTGGATGCGGCCACTCAGGCCCAGCTAGCCCGGGGGGAACGCCTAGTGGAGGTGTTAAAGCAAGGGCAATACGAACCCATGCCCGTGGAGCTGCAAGTCATTCAAATCTATGCCGCAACCAATGGCTATTTAGATGCTTATCCTACGGCAAAGATTCAAAAATATTTGGAAGAATTGCCCCTTTATATGGAAAGCAAACACAACGGTTTATTGAATGACCTGCGCAGCAAAAAAGAATTAACGGCAGAAATTAAACAAAGACTCAATCAGGCGCTAGAGCAATTTAAACAACACTTTGTAGCGTAA
- a CDS encoding ParA family protein: MAKIFAITNQKGGVGKTTTAINVASCLAAAERKTLLVDLDPQGNSTSGLGFVKQEITQSIYEVLINEVAVEAAVVSTDLEYLDLLPANTQLVGAELELVSVFARESKLKSALKNLEEDYDFILIDCPPSLNLLTVNALTACDAVLIPVQCEYFALEGLSELTRTIELIKTHLNPKLQIGGIILTMFDARNNLARQVAEEIRNFFGEKVFQTVIPRNVKLGESPSHGKSIINYDVRSKGAQSYLDLTRELVGIKNVQNIVQEGQFQGEVLL, encoded by the coding sequence ATGGCAAAAATTTTCGCCATCACTAATCAAAAAGGCGGAGTTGGTAAAACTACCACTGCCATCAATGTGGCGTCTTGCCTGGCGGCAGCCGAACGCAAAACTCTGTTGGTGGATTTAGATCCCCAAGGCAATTCCACTAGCGGCTTGGGTTTTGTGAAACAAGAAATCACGCAAAGTATTTATGAAGTGTTGATTAATGAAGTGGCGGTGGAAGCGGCTGTGGTGTCAACCGATCTCGAATATTTAGACCTGCTGCCCGCCAACACCCAGCTGGTGGGGGCAGAGCTAGAGTTGGTGTCGGTGTTTGCCCGAGAATCAAAATTAAAAAGTGCTCTTAAAAATTTAGAAGAAGATTATGATTTTATTCTCATTGATTGTCCTCCTTCCTTAAATTTGTTGACGGTCAATGCGCTTACGGCCTGTGATGCAGTGCTGATCCCTGTGCAATGTGAATATTTTGCCTTGGAAGGTTTGAGTGAATTGACGCGCACCATCGAATTAATAAAGACCCATTTAAATCCAAAATTACAAATTGGTGGAATCATCTTAACCATGTTTGACGCAAGAAATAATCTTGCCAGACAAGTGGCCGAAGAGATCCGCAATTTTTTTGGAGAAAAAGTATTTCAAACGGTGATTCCAAGAAATGTGAAGTTGGGGGAGAGCCCATCACATGGTAAGTCGATCATTAATTATGATGTACGTTCTAAGGGGGCACAAAGTTATCTTGATTTGACTCGAGAATTGGTTGGTATAAAAAACGTACAAAATATAGTTCAAGAGGGGCAGTTTCAGGGCGAAGTTTTATTATGA
- a CDS encoding polymer-forming cytoskeletal protein, whose amino-acid sequence MARERNLKMLESESTTVLERDAEFEGKLTFEGTVQINGKFQGEIFSDGVLVIGEGAEVRATIDVGTAIITGTVLGSIRAKQKIEMLEHAKVYGDILSPALVVGEGALFEGHCSMGKTAPEHYAAPTPENNAEVFELTSPAPTDYTRREF is encoded by the coding sequence ATGGCTAGGGAACGAAACTTAAAAATGTTAGAATCCGAATCTACCACCGTGCTAGAGCGTGACGCAGAATTTGAAGGCAAATTAACCTTTGAAGGCACCGTGCAAATCAATGGCAAATTTCAAGGGGAGATTTTTTCAGACGGTGTGTTGGTGATAGGAGAGGGCGCTGAGGTACGCGCTACGATTGATGTAGGCACCGCAATTATTACCGGTACGGTTTTGGGGAGCATTAGGGCTAAGCAAAAAATTGAGATGTTAGAACACGCCAAAGTGTATGGAGATATTTTGTCGCCCGCCTTAGTGGTAGGTGAGGGGGCCTTGTTTGAAGGTCATTGTAGTATGGGGAAGACAGCCCCTGAACATTATGCCGCTCCTACACCCGAAAATAATGCCGAAGTCTTTGAATTGACCTCGCCTGCACCTACCGATTATACCCGCCGCGAATTTTAG